One segment of Proteus appendicitidis DNA contains the following:
- the pheM gene encoding pheST operon leader peptide PheM, with the protein MLNIAFFRFFFYFSA; encoded by the coding sequence ATGTTAAATATCGCTTTTTTCCGTTTCTTTTTTTACTTTAGCGCCTAA
- the rplT gene encoding 50S ribosomal protein L20 produces the protein MARAKRGVIARARHKKILKQAKGYYGARSRVYRVAFQAVIKAGQYAYRDRRQKKRVFRQLWIARINAAARQNGMSYSRFINGLKKASIEIDRKILADIAVFDKVAFAALVEKAKGALA, from the coding sequence ATGGCTCGTGCTAAACGTGGTGTTATCGCCCGTGCTCGTCACAAGAAAATTTTAAAGCAAGCTAAAGGTTATTACGGTGCACGTTCACGCGTATATCGTGTAGCTTTCCAGGCTGTTATCAAAGCTGGTCAATATGCGTACCGTGACCGTCGTCAGAAAAAACGTGTTTTCCGTCAACTGTGGATTGCTCGTATCAACGCAGCAGCTCGTCAGAACGGCATGTCTTATAGCCGTTTCATCAATGGTCTGAAAAAAGCATCCATTGAAATCGACCGTAAGATTCTGGCTGACATCGCTGTATTCGACAAAGTAGCATTTGCTGCTTTAGTTGAAAAAGCGAAAGGTGCTCTGGCTTAA
- a CDS encoding AraC family transcriptional regulator produces the protein MLLPQLHLRCYTQETVSHQHDNLWQIIFGLSGSMEVNFNREDFLISSQNCLIIPPTIHHAFSGNIDNKNLILELPVTSQWQLSEKGGQFTLSPAAISLLEWLHQYPQPPDQYSTITRLLLAQMKIQKGWRDSLDAWLANKLHTPLTTHDIAFAFNSSASTLQRKMKAEVGVSVMQYVTQQRLSKAAELLKYTSVNIENIALAVGYDSHSAFSQAFRQYFNKSPTEYRQD, from the coding sequence TTGTTATTACCTCAATTGCATTTGCGATGTTATACACAAGAGACGGTATCTCATCAGCATGATAATTTATGGCAGATTATTTTCGGGCTTTCAGGTTCGATGGAAGTTAATTTCAATCGAGAAGATTTTCTGATTTCCAGTCAAAACTGTTTGATTATCCCTCCAACTATTCATCATGCCTTTTCCGGTAATATAGATAATAAAAATCTTATTCTGGAACTCCCTGTAACCTCTCAATGGCAATTAAGTGAGAAAGGCGGGCAATTTACGTTATCACCAGCAGCTATTAGTTTATTAGAGTGGCTACATCAATATCCTCAACCTCCAGATCAATATTCAACGATCACACGTTTATTACTCGCTCAAATGAAAATACAAAAAGGTTGGCGTGATAGTTTGGATGCTTGGTTAGCGAATAAATTACATACACCATTGACCACACATGATATTGCTTTTGCTTTTAATTCATCAGCAAGTACATTACAGCGAAAAATGAAAGCCGAGGTGGGTGTATCTGTGATGCAATATGTCACTCAACAGCGGCTTAGCAAAGCTGCTGAATTATTAAAATACACATCAGTAAATATTGAAAATATCGCTTTAGCCGTAGGGTATGACTCGCATTCTGCATTTAGTCAGGCATTTCGCCAATACTTTAATAAAAGCCCTACTGAATATCGACAAGATTAA
- the rpmI gene encoding 50S ribosomal protein L35: protein MPKIKTVRGAAKRFKKTAGGGFKRKHANLRHILTKKSTKRKRHLRPKGMVSKGDLGLVVACLPYA from the coding sequence ATGCCAAAGATTAAAACAGTACGCGGCGCAGCTAAGCGCTTTAAAAAAACTGCTGGTGGTGGCTTCAAGCGCAAGCATGCTAACCTCCGTCACATTCTGACTAAAAAATCAACTAAGCGTAAACGTCATTTACGTCCAAAAGGCATGGTCTCTAAAGGAGATTTAGGTCTGGTCGTAGCTTGCTTACCATACGCATAA
- the thrS gene encoding threonine--tRNA ligase yields MPIITLPDGSQRQFENAVSVMDVAADIGPGLAKACIAGRVNGELVDACELIEHDANLAIITAKDDEGLEIIRHSCAHLLGHAIKQLWPHTKMAIGPVIENGFYYDVDLDHSLTQEDLDTLEKRMLELAKTDYDVIKKRVSWAEARETFVSRGEDYKVAILDENISQDSQPGLYHHQEYVDMCRGPHVPNMRFCHNFKLQKIAGAYWRGNSDNKMLQRIYGTAWADKKQLKAYLDRLEEAAKRDHRKIGKQLDLYHMQEEAPGMAFWHNDGWTIFRELETFVRCKLKEYDYQEVKGPFMMDRVLWEKTGHWENYKENMFTTSSENREYCIKPMNCPGHVQIFKQGLRSYRDLPLRMAEFGSCHRNEPSGALHGLMRVRGFTQDDAHIFCTEDQILSEVNDCIKLIYDVYSTFGFEKIVVKLSTRPEKRIGEDALWDVAEADLAKALTDNNIEFEYQPGEGAFYGPKIEFTLYDCLDRAWQCGTVQLDFSLPGRLGASYVAENNERKVPVMLHRAVLGSLERFIGILTEEYAGFFPTWLAPQQVVVMNITDGQADYVQKLVKELQDAGIRAKADLRNEKIGFKIREHTLRRVPYMLVCGDKEVESGKVAVRTRRGKDLGSIDVNEFKEKLLQEIRSRSLHQLEE; encoded by the coding sequence ATGCCAATTATTACTCTTCCTGACGGAAGCCAACGTCAATTTGAAAATGCAGTTTCTGTCATGGATGTCGCTGCAGATATCGGCCCTGGACTTGCGAAAGCATGTATTGCTGGTCGTGTTAATGGTGAACTGGTAGATGCTTGTGAATTAATCGAACATGATGCAAATCTGGCGATTATCACCGCAAAAGATGATGAAGGTCTTGAAATTATTCGTCACTCTTGCGCCCATTTATTGGGACATGCAATTAAACAATTATGGCCACACACCAAAATGGCGATTGGTCCTGTTATTGAAAATGGATTCTACTACGATGTGGATTTAGACCATTCTCTAACACAGGAAGATTTAGACACTCTAGAAAAACGCATGCTAGAGTTGGCGAAAACAGATTATGACGTTATTAAAAAACGCGTAAGCTGGGCTGAAGCTCGTGAAACATTTGTTTCTCGTGGTGAAGACTATAAAGTTGCTATTCTTGACGAAAATATTAGCCAAGATTCTCAACCAGGTCTTTATCATCACCAAGAATATGTTGATATGTGCCGTGGGCCACACGTTCCAAACATGCGTTTCTGTCATAACTTTAAATTACAGAAAATCGCAGGTGCATATTGGCGCGGTAACAGCGATAATAAAATGCTACAACGCATTTATGGTACAGCTTGGGCTGATAAGAAACAGTTAAAAGCTTACTTAGATCGCTTAGAAGAAGCTGCTAAACGTGACCACCGCAAAATTGGTAAACAGCTTGATTTATATCATATGCAAGAAGAAGCGCCGGGTATGGCTTTCTGGCATAATGATGGCTGGACTATTTTCCGTGAGTTAGAAACATTTGTACGTTGTAAATTAAAAGAATATGATTACCAAGAAGTAAAAGGTCCATTTATGATGGATCGTGTTCTTTGGGAAAAAACAGGTCACTGGGAAAACTACAAAGAAAACATGTTCACAACATCTTCAGAGAATCGTGAATATTGTATCAAACCAATGAACTGCCCAGGTCACGTACAAATTTTCAAACAAGGTTTACGTTCTTACCGTGATTTGCCATTACGTATGGCCGAATTCGGTAGTTGCCATCGTAATGAACCATCAGGTGCATTGCATGGTTTAATGCGTGTTCGTGGCTTTACACAAGATGATGCGCATATCTTCTGTACTGAAGATCAAATTTTAAGTGAAGTAAATGACTGCATCAAATTGATTTATGATGTATATTCTACTTTCGGATTTGAAAAAATCGTTGTTAAGCTGTCTACTCGCCCAGAAAAACGTATCGGTGAAGATGCATTATGGGATGTTGCTGAAGCAGACTTAGCAAAAGCCTTAACTGATAACAATATTGAATTTGAATATCAGCCAGGCGAAGGGGCGTTTTATGGCCCTAAAATTGAATTTACACTTTACGATTGTTTAGATCGTGCATGGCAGTGTGGTACAGTACAATTAGACTTCTCACTACCAGGTCGTTTAGGCGCATCTTATGTTGCCGAAAACAACGAGCGTAAAGTACCTGTTATGTTACACCGAGCAGTGCTAGGGTCCTTAGAGCGTTTTATTGGTATTCTGACAGAAGAATACGCAGGATTCTTCCCAACTTGGTTAGCACCACAGCAGGTTGTCGTGATGAATATCACGGATGGACAGGCTGATTATGTACAAAAACTCGTCAAAGAATTGCAAGATGCCGGAATTCGTGCAAAAGCAGACTTGAGAAATGAGAAGATTGGCTTTAAAATTCGTGAACATACTTTACGTCGTGTTCCGTACATGCTTGTCTGTGGAGATAAAGAAGTTGAATCAGGCAAAGTAGCGGTTCGTACTCGACGAGGAAAAGACCTTGGCAGTATCGACGTTAACGAATTTAAAGAAAAACTTCTGCAAGAAATTAGAAGCAGAAGTCTTCATCAGTTGGAGGAATAA
- a CDS encoding PACE efflux transporter → MFYLKPRSRKLVYAITFETLAILLSTVLLAILSQSQSHNSLPVAIAVSIIALIWNYIFNSFFELIESKLKIKKRTVMVRLIHAISFELGLFFFTIPLYMWWYNVGFIKAISMEITILVFFFVYTYLFTLAFDKLCPRVYSTESEVL, encoded by the coding sequence GTGTTTTATCTAAAACCCCGCTCTCGTAAATTAGTCTATGCTATTACCTTTGAAACTCTTGCGATTTTATTAAGCACTGTTTTACTTGCAATATTAAGCCAAAGCCAATCACATAATTCACTACCCGTTGCAATCGCTGTTTCTATTATTGCCTTGATTTGGAACTATATTTTTAATTCTTTCTTTGAATTAATTGAGTCAAAATTAAAAATAAAAAAGCGTACAGTTATGGTACGACTTATCCATGCAATAAGTTTTGAATTAGGTCTGTTCTTCTTTACCATTCCACTTTATATGTGGTGGTATAATGTGGGTTTTATCAAAGCAATAAGCATGGAAATCACTATATTAGTGTTCTTCTTTGTTTATACCTATTTGTTTACACTCGCCTTCGATAAATTATGCCCTCGTGTTTATTCGACAGAAAGTGAAGTGCTGTAA
- the infC gene encoding translation initiation factor IF-3, which produces MKGGKRIQSTRQNRINGEIRAHEVRLTGLDGEQIGVVSLKEALEKAEEAGADLVEISPNAEPPVCRIMDYGKFLYEKSKTLKEQKKKQKVIQVKEVKFRPGTDEGDYQVKLRNLIRFLEDGDKAKVTLRFRGREMAHQQIGMEMLNRIREDLEELAAVESFPNKIEGRQMIMVLAPKKK; this is translated from the coding sequence ATTAAAGGCGGAAAAAGAATTCAATCAACGCGTCAGAATCGCATCAATGGTGAGATTCGCGCTCATGAAGTTCGTTTAACAGGTTTAGATGGCGAACAGATTGGAGTTGTTAGTCTGAAAGAGGCTCTTGAGAAAGCCGAGGAAGCAGGTGCTGATTTAGTTGAAATTAGTCCTAATGCCGAGCCGCCGGTTTGTCGTATTATGGACTACGGCAAATTCCTCTATGAGAAAAGTAAGACTCTCAAAGAACAGAAAAAGAAACAAAAAGTTATTCAGGTTAAGGAAGTTAAATTCCGTCCTGGTACAGATGAAGGCGACTATCAGGTCAAACTACGCAACCTGATTCGTTTTCTTGAAGATGGCGATAAAGCTAAAGTCACACTGCGTTTCCGTGGTCGTGAAATGGCACACCAACAAATCGGTATGGAAATGCTTAACCGCATCCGTGAAGATTTGGAAGAACTGGCAGCTGTTGAATCTTTCCCTAATAAGATTGAAGGGCGTCAGATGATCATGGTGTTAGCGCCGAAGAAGAAATAG
- the pheS gene encoding phenylalanine--tRNA ligase subunit alpha: protein MPHLAELVAQAKAAIEEAQDVAALDSVRVEYLGKKGHLTLQMSTLRDLPAEDRPAAGAVINQAKQEVQQALNTRKDYLESALLNERLSAEKIDVSLPGRRIENGGLHPVTRTIERIETFFGELGFSVESGPEIEDDYHNFDALNIPAHHPARADHDTFWFDAKRLLRTQTSGVQIRTMQDKQPPIRIIAPGRVYRNDYDQTHTPMFHQIEGLIVDKDISFTNLKGTLHDFLKNFFEEDMEIRFRPSYFPFTEPSAEVDVMGKNGKWLEVLGCGMVHPNVLRNVGIDPEVYSGFAFGMGMERLTMLRYGVTDLRSFFENDLRFLKQFK from the coding sequence ATGCCACATCTCGCTGAACTCGTTGCTCAAGCTAAAGCAGCTATCGAAGAGGCACAGGATGTTGCTGCGCTGGATTCGGTTCGTGTTGAATACTTGGGGAAAAAAGGTCATTTAACGCTTCAGATGTCCACGCTGCGCGACTTACCCGCGGAAGATCGTCCAGCTGCAGGGGCTGTCATTAATCAGGCTAAACAAGAGGTTCAGCAAGCGCTGAATACTCGTAAAGATTATCTTGAATCAGCATTATTAAACGAACGTTTATCTGCTGAGAAAATCGATGTGTCTTTGCCTGGTCGCCGTATTGAAAACGGTGGTCTACACCCAGTAACTCGTACAATTGAACGTATTGAAACTTTCTTTGGCGAATTAGGGTTTTCTGTGGAATCTGGCCCTGAAATCGAAGATGATTATCATAACTTTGATGCGTTGAATATTCCTGCTCATCACCCAGCAAGAGCCGACCACGATACTTTCTGGTTTGATGCGAAGCGTTTACTGCGTACACAAACATCAGGTGTACAAATTCGTACCATGCAAGATAAACAGCCACCTATTCGCATCATTGCACCAGGCCGCGTATATCGTAACGACTACGATCAGACTCACACACCAATGTTCCACCAAATTGAAGGCTTAATTGTTGATAAAGACATTAGCTTTACCAATTTAAAAGGAACACTTCATGATTTCTTAAAAAACTTCTTTGAAGAAGATATGGAAATTCGTTTCCGTCCTTCTTATTTCCCATTCACAGAGCCTTCAGCAGAGGTCGATGTAATGGGTAAGAATGGTAAATGGTTAGAAGTGTTGGGTTGCGGTATGGTTCACCCAAATGTATTACGTAATGTAGGTATCGATCCTGAAGTTTATTCAGGTTTTGCGTTCGGTATGGGTATGGAACGTCTGACTATGTTACGTTACGGTGTCACCGACTTGCGTTCATTCTTCGAAAACGATCTTCGTTTCCTCAAACAGTTTAAATAA